The following proteins come from a genomic window of Vibrio vulnificus NBRC 15645 = ATCC 27562:
- a CDS encoding phospholipase D family protein: MFPNALRALLIFTFSTLLVGCAQPYPEVEPDFEANWQTTQHQADVYLIPTAPEAFARRVELVRNAQQSIDMTYFSWESDTLGLMLLNELKHAADRGVQVRLTLDDLLVFNEKWLADLSAHNNIQIRLFNPFDSRKSGWIGRAINFSTHQQRLDNRLHEKYFNVDHQWMIIGGRNIGNDYFGYSRKANFFDMDVLFKGSIIQAFDQNYQQLWHSKHVTPIENIVKVNPNYSAFAKAVNKEEIDRNIILAEVEKQVKQLTSPNFITAQVTPVFDSLKKLENNKPYFRKRAERQVWQQITTANKAVISTPYVVPSDGEFAFIDTLMEQKADITLMTNSSASNDSGFIPAYYEEHRQTLLDKGVNILEYKKQAKNDDHYFHADTYYHNKTVILDDRLTYIGSSNFDPRSDFLNVEFGVLIQSETFAEHVMHYLTRQQDELFWRVSRDEQGQTQWQSMNETHTKNPNYGGWHKAPNWIFKQLNGEFEL; encoded by the coding sequence ATGTTTCCTAACGCCCTTCGTGCTCTGCTGATCTTTACCTTCAGCACGCTATTGGTCGGCTGTGCCCAGCCTTACCCTGAAGTTGAACCGGATTTTGAAGCCAATTGGCAAACTACTCAGCATCAAGCCGATGTTTACTTAATTCCTACTGCTCCAGAAGCCTTTGCTCGTCGAGTTGAACTGGTTAGAAATGCTCAACAAAGCATCGATATGACCTACTTTTCTTGGGAAAGTGATACGCTTGGCTTGATGCTACTCAATGAGCTCAAACATGCAGCGGATCGAGGCGTGCAAGTTCGACTCACTCTCGATGATTTATTGGTGTTTAATGAGAAATGGCTTGCTGATCTCAGCGCTCACAACAACATTCAAATCCGTTTATTCAATCCGTTTGATTCACGTAAGTCAGGCTGGATTGGGCGCGCCATCAACTTCTCTACTCATCAACAACGTTTGGACAACCGTCTACACGAGAAGTATTTCAACGTCGACCATCAATGGATGATTATAGGTGGACGCAACATTGGCAACGACTATTTTGGTTACAGCCGCAAAGCCAACTTCTTTGATATGGATGTGTTGTTTAAAGGCAGCATCATTCAAGCGTTCGACCAAAACTACCAACAGCTTTGGCACAGCAAGCATGTCACACCAATAGAAAATATCGTTAAAGTAAACCCAAACTATTCCGCGTTTGCCAAAGCAGTCAATAAAGAGGAGATAGACAGAAACATCATTCTGGCTGAAGTTGAAAAACAGGTTAAACAACTGACCAGCCCCAATTTCATCACTGCGCAAGTCACCCCTGTTTTCGATTCATTAAAAAAGTTAGAGAACAACAAGCCTTACTTTAGAAAGCGGGCAGAGCGCCAAGTTTGGCAACAAATAACTACAGCGAACAAAGCGGTGATTTCAACCCCTTACGTGGTACCAAGTGATGGTGAATTTGCCTTTATTGATACCTTGATGGAGCAAAAAGCGGACATCACGTTAATGACGAACTCCTCTGCTTCTAATGATTCTGGGTTTATTCCGGCTTATTACGAGGAACATCGTCAAACGTTGTTGGATAAAGGCGTAAATATACTGGAGTACAAAAAACAAGCGAAAAATGACGACCACTACTTCCATGCGGATACTTATTATCACAACAAGACCGTGATACTCGATGATCGGCTGACTTATATAGGCTCATCAAACTTCGACCCAAGATCGGATTTCCTCAATGTGGAATTTGGTGTGTTGATCCAAAGCGAAACCTTTGCAGAACATGTCATGCACTACTTAACTCGACAACAAGATGAACTGTTTTGGCGAGTATCTCGAGATGAACAAGGCCAAACTCAGTGGCAATCAATGAATGAAACCCATACTAAGAATCCAAACTATGGTGGATGGCACAAAGCGCCTAACTGGATATTCAAGCAACTGAATGGTGAGTTCGAACTCTGA
- a CDS encoding carboxylesterase family protein, with amino-acid sequence MTLLNRSTLAITITLALAACGDDSSKPSVPYNPQPLQPSPPEQISLEIGDATIQATKESLVITPLDSGEKLAAVEAFKGIQFAQADRFQHSIVAPLEGNIDATQFGDACPQLKTTAQTQSEDCLNLNIWRPAGTEAYADLPVYVFIHGGDFEHGAGSEPLIHGDMVVAQGADDGNPFIAVTFNYRLGLLGSVWVDGLDNPEGGNFGLGDQKHALEWVQQNIAAFGGNPQNVTLMGQGAGAMSVGILQQSKGDAAIAGEHFQRAIMQSNAYGFEYKSYDVAKSQRPEQSVEDLALVPLDEVMKVQSDMLDPIQRLKNWVLTAANIPVISPTRDNSPLATLMPFAPYIEHRPPAFLVKEVPGHHFIEQAIESDWIVPTVIGSNSAESNTLGMLPSLTFLIPTILEILSQEAPEIIESGDETLIVESIVEWLESETNLNRLRAEYRSLLSDSASVELDLSDLLELLPSTAYEAMTKLFFGLGNSDSTTELLALADFFPNDERELNGAAKNMQQFKTVLHDLLFTGPNRHKVSREEATGATPSFYYFDYTPGFNVWTYNTKGENGDLDVGDLLKSISCIVAACNASELPFVFNKAFKLDGSSVRPSSKDKAMMNKLSRVWFSERLFEDFQYNTATDRVLLIDNDGGIQSTQDWDNAHHSGVDPKLRKGRLNGLEELGLILSHM; translated from the coding sequence ATGACTTTACTCAATCGCTCAACTTTAGCTATTACTATCACTCTTGCCTTAGCTGCCTGTGGTGATGATTCAAGTAAACCAAGCGTTCCTTACAATCCACAGCCGTTGCAACCGTCACCACCAGAGCAAATCTCTTTGGAAATTGGCGATGCGACCATTCAAGCCACCAAAGAGTCTCTTGTCATCACGCCTCTTGATTCAGGTGAAAAACTGGCAGCAGTAGAAGCGTTCAAAGGTATCCAGTTTGCGCAAGCAGACCGCTTTCAACACAGTATTGTCGCACCGCTTGAAGGCAACATTGATGCAACTCAGTTCGGTGATGCGTGTCCGCAGTTAAAAACCACGGCCCAAACGCAATCAGAAGATTGCTTGAACCTGAACATTTGGCGACCAGCCGGGACAGAAGCGTATGCAGATTTACCCGTTTATGTCTTTATTCACGGTGGCGACTTTGAACACGGCGCGGGCTCAGAACCGTTGATTCACGGTGATATGGTTGTTGCACAAGGTGCAGACGATGGTAACCCGTTTATTGCTGTTACTTTTAACTATCGTTTGGGCTTGTTGGGCAGTGTTTGGGTCGATGGTTTGGACAACCCAGAAGGTGGTAACTTTGGTCTAGGCGATCAAAAACACGCGCTTGAATGGGTTCAGCAAAACATAGCGGCATTTGGCGGTAATCCGCAAAACGTGACACTTATGGGTCAGGGGGCAGGTGCAATGTCGGTAGGTATTTTGCAGCAATCAAAAGGCGATGCTGCAATCGCTGGTGAGCACTTTCAACGTGCCATCATGCAAAGCAACGCTTACGGCTTTGAGTACAAAAGTTACGATGTTGCCAAGAGCCAACGACCAGAGCAAAGCGTTGAAGATCTTGCATTAGTACCACTTGATGAGGTCATGAAAGTTCAGAGCGACATGCTTGACCCTATTCAACGCCTTAAGAACTGGGTACTGACCGCTGCGAATATTCCGGTTATAAGTCCAACACGAGACAACAGCCCATTAGCCACGTTGATGCCATTTGCTCCTTACATCGAGCACCGCCCACCGGCGTTTCTAGTGAAAGAAGTACCAGGCCATCACTTTATTGAACAAGCCATTGAGAGTGATTGGATCGTACCGACTGTAATTGGCTCAAACAGTGCAGAAAGCAATACTCTGGGCATGCTGCCGAGCCTGACTTTTTTGATCCCTACTATCCTTGAAATCTTGAGCCAAGAAGCGCCAGAAATCATTGAAAGTGGCGATGAGACCTTAATTGTCGAATCCATAGTGGAGTGGCTAGAATCGGAAACAAATCTGAATCGCTTACGCGCGGAATATCGTTCACTACTCAGCGATTCGGCATCGGTTGAACTCGATCTTTCTGACTTATTGGAACTGCTGCCGAGTACAGCATATGAGGCGATGACTAAGTTGTTCTTCGGTTTGGGGAACTCTGATTCGACCACTGAGTTACTTGCTCTGGCTGACTTCTTCCCCAACGATGAACGCGAACTGAATGGTGCGGCCAAAAACATGCAGCAATTCAAAACTGTGTTGCATGATTTGCTCTTCACGGGTCCAAATCGTCATAAGGTCTCACGTGAAGAAGCAACAGGAGCGACACCAAGCTTCTACTACTTTGACTACACACCTGGATTCAACGTATGGACTTACAACACCAAAGGTGAAAATGGCGATCTCGATGTTGGCGATTTACTTAAGAGCATCAGTTGTATTGTGGCCGCTTGCAATGCATCGGAACTACCATTTGTATTTAACAAAGCATTTAAGCTTGATGGCTCAAGTGTTCGACCAAGCAGCAAAGACAAAGCGATGATGAACAAACTCTCTCGCGTGTGGTTTAGCGAACGTCTATTTGAGGACTTCCAATACAACACCGCGACTGACCGAGTATTGCTGATCGATAACGATGGCGGTATTCAATCCACACAAGACTGGGACAATGCTCATCACTCAGGCGTCGATCCGAAACTGCGCAAAGGCCGCCTCAACGGTCTCGAGGAACTTGGGCTGATTCTTAGTCACATGTAA
- a CDS encoding FUSC family protein, which yields MFNTSTKEAIKAALSIVVAISLAFWFQWEKPYWAAIAVGVMALNESFAHSINKGHNRLRGTILGTGYAFFLIAMFSQDRFLFLTFFTLFLGVCIYMSSDKKYGDVFTVGFSVCSIIACMGGFDNQATFHFAVLRMQETILGVISFSVVYRLVWPINTEQNFIHRFEASREILLNAMKTPNQIDIKALETNTANIEKLFQLLSLPLTGAYYLKEHRQLWRLRLSEMAQIQERLLEQVEKQQRSKIDWPTLAQQLQCFDMAKPSTSLIGQVPFVVKTDKDSMWHHDHRTFIQHWHEDGRKVLQGISMFITSLLIWIYLPVPGGFIFPMMAGIFSSLVPTMPPSIIKDAFFGVIGTGTVILLQYIFLMPMMTELWQLGLFYFINIIVIWKIFATPKLMVHRILGVNLLVVLTSGALNLTPVYRIETPLLMLVNILIILMIAKVFTDLFRARVIA from the coding sequence ATGTTCAACACCTCAACCAAAGAAGCGATCAAAGCTGCGCTATCCATTGTTGTCGCAATCTCCCTTGCCTTCTGGTTTCAATGGGAGAAACCTTATTGGGCAGCCATCGCTGTCGGGGTAATGGCGTTGAATGAAAGCTTCGCTCACTCAATAAACAAAGGCCATAACAGGTTGCGTGGAACCATATTGGGCACCGGTTATGCCTTTTTCCTAATCGCAATGTTCTCTCAAGACCGTTTTTTGTTTCTCACCTTTTTCACTTTGTTTCTAGGTGTGTGCATTTATATGTCGAGTGACAAAAAATATGGTGATGTGTTTACCGTCGGTTTTTCAGTGTGTTCGATCATCGCCTGTATGGGGGGATTTGATAACCAAGCAACATTCCACTTCGCTGTACTGCGCATGCAGGAAACCATTCTTGGCGTAATCTCCTTCTCTGTGGTGTACCGTTTAGTATGGCCAATTAACACCGAACAGAACTTCATTCACCGCTTTGAGGCAAGCCGTGAGATTTTGCTTAACGCCATGAAAACGCCCAACCAAATTGATATCAAAGCACTGGAAACCAACACCGCTAACATAGAGAAATTGTTCCAACTGCTCAGCTTACCACTTACTGGTGCCTACTACTTGAAAGAGCATCGTCAATTATGGCGCCTACGCTTAAGTGAAATGGCTCAGATCCAAGAGAGACTGCTTGAACAAGTGGAAAAACAGCAACGAAGTAAGATCGATTGGCCAACTCTTGCTCAGCAACTTCAATGCTTTGATATGGCCAAGCCTAGTACGTCCTTAATCGGTCAAGTACCTTTTGTGGTAAAGACAGATAAAGACTCCATGTGGCATCATGATCACCGTACTTTCATACAGCATTGGCATGAAGATGGCAGAAAGGTACTGCAAGGTATCTCCATGTTCATCACGTCATTATTGATTTGGATTTATCTTCCGGTTCCCGGCGGGTTCATATTCCCGATGATGGCTGGCATATTCTCGTCACTCGTCCCTACCATGCCACCAAGCATTATTAAGGATGCTTTTTTTGGTGTAATAGGTACTGGCACAGTGATTCTTCTGCAATACATTTTCTTAATGCCAATGATGACCGAGCTATGGCAACTTGGACTGTTCTACTTCATCAACATCATCGTAATTTGGAAAATTTTTGCGACACCAAAGCTGATGGTGCACAGAATTTTAGGCGTTAATTTACTGGTTGTTTTGACATCGGGTGCACTCAACTTAACCCCTGTATATCGTATCGAAACACCTTTGCTGATGCTGGTAAACATTCTGATCATTTTGATGATTGCCAAGGTATTTACTGATCTGTTCCGTGCTCGCGTTATCGCCTAA
- a CDS encoding HlyD family secretion protein, protein MIKRYLITLLLLCSAGTVIFSYYQSYTNNPWTRDGQVSAHIVSITPRVTGQVINVYVEDNSQVKQGDLLFEIDPSIYKAAYHKALATQKQAVALLAKANNEEKRALELEKRTPGAVPVLTLNNLNNAVETAVANVELAKANIEEAKLNLDYTKIYAPTNGYITNLNLRVGSQVVANSPIVALIDEDSFWVEGYFKETDLVGVNPEDTAYVTLMMHSDVQLKGEIKSIGYGIAKQDGSTGNDLLPNVNPNFQWIRLAQRIPIKVKLDELPDDLQLRVGMTASIKIIK, encoded by the coding sequence GTGATTAAACGTTATCTCATCACTCTGTTATTACTGTGTTCCGCTGGCACTGTTATTTTCAGCTACTACCAATCATACACAAACAACCCTTGGACGAGAGATGGTCAGGTCAGCGCGCACATCGTTTCGATAACACCCCGTGTAACAGGACAAGTCATTAACGTGTATGTCGAAGACAACTCGCAAGTGAAGCAAGGTGATTTACTGTTTGAGATCGACCCTAGCATCTATAAAGCGGCATACCACAAAGCGTTGGCGACTCAAAAGCAAGCTGTGGCTCTGTTAGCAAAAGCAAATAACGAAGAAAAGCGCGCACTCGAGTTAGAAAAACGCACGCCAGGCGCTGTTCCGGTACTGACATTGAATAACCTAAACAATGCGGTAGAAACGGCGGTCGCCAACGTAGAACTCGCGAAAGCCAATATTGAAGAAGCGAAGTTGAACCTCGATTACACCAAAATTTATGCGCCAACCAACGGTTACATCACTAATTTGAACTTACGAGTAGGCTCTCAAGTTGTGGCCAACTCTCCGATTGTTGCTTTAATAGATGAAGACAGTTTCTGGGTAGAAGGTTACTTCAAAGAGACAGATCTGGTTGGCGTCAATCCTGAAGACACCGCTTATGTAACTTTGATGATGCACAGCGATGTGCAACTGAAAGGTGAAATCAAAAGTATTGGCTACGGTATTGCGAAGCAAGATGGCAGCACAGGCAACGACCTCCTGCCTAATGTCAATCCGAACTTCCAGTGGATTCGTTTAGCTCAACGTATTCCCATCAAAGTAAAACTGGATGAACTGCCAGACGATCTACAGCTTCGTGTTGGTATGACCGCTTCTATTAAAATCATTAAGTAA
- a CDS encoding DUF1656 domain-containing protein, translating to MNSMPHELVWGEVYFPPLLLVITLAYMLTILVGTVATKLGFHKYVAFPALAELSLTVIFTGVIGQFITIF from the coding sequence ATGAACTCAATGCCACATGAACTCGTGTGGGGCGAAGTCTACTTCCCACCCTTGTTGCTGGTTATCACATTGGCTTATATGCTCACCATTTTGGTTGGAACCGTTGCGACAAAACTGGGGTTCCATAAATACGTTGCATTTCCTGCACTCGCTGAGCTGAGCCTAACTGTGATTTTTACTGGCGTTATTGGTCAATTCATTACCATCTTTTGA
- the aspT gene encoding aspartate-alanine antiporter, with amino-acid sequence MEIISNLFDMAPFVALFITLSLGYMVGKITIGRFVLGGVAGTLLMGVIIGQFGVHIDPGVKSIFFALFIYAVGYQGGAQFFKALNFRTINILLSAVVMTVSGLLCVLAAAWMFDLDRGTAAGLAAGGLTQSAIIGTAGDAIARLGGVTEEAKHLMQTNVAVGYAVTYIFGSLGPILMVTWVFPTLMKWDIRAEAIALEEKNSNGKHELAPGEFNAVTALVTRAFKVSKDGGLAGKTLAQLNKKSLTACIELIQRDGKVLEADKYTALKEGDVIVVTGRRHAVHQLQAGLADNEVVLPEGYEIIEENRQLIADNRKLIGKSLQEIKEASNQGSMRGIYVTDYIREGRSIEMTPDLVVKKNDVIQLTGTAKDINRVEKNIGQRMGSSTMTDFVVLGMGMVLGLLIGLISFKIAGIPVTIGSGAGCLISGLIVGWLRSRNPHVAQFPVGAANFVRDFGLAAFVGIVGLEAGPQAVDTIKEHGMSLLFLGMAVTIIPQIISFFFSYFVLKIKNPVEALGCVTGGRSANPAFAALMEKTGNATPVFSFTVTYAVANVLLTLWGPIIVGIITLNAGM; translated from the coding sequence ATGGAAATTATTTCTAACCTTTTTGACATGGCACCATTTGTTGCTCTCTTTATTACGCTCTCTCTCGGTTATATGGTAGGTAAAATTACCATTGGTCGATTTGTTCTTGGCGGTGTTGCCGGAACATTATTAATGGGTGTAATTATTGGGCAATTTGGTGTTCATATTGATCCCGGCGTAAAAAGCATTTTCTTTGCGCTCTTTATTTATGCAGTAGGGTATCAGGGTGGTGCGCAGTTCTTCAAAGCATTGAACTTTAGAACTATCAACATTCTACTTTCTGCTGTTGTGATGACGGTTTCTGGCCTGCTTTGTGTATTAGCAGCAGCTTGGATGTTCGACCTAGATAGAGGCACGGCAGCAGGCCTAGCAGCGGGTGGTTTGACTCAATCGGCAATCATAGGTACAGCGGGTGATGCGATCGCACGTCTTGGCGGTGTGACAGAAGAAGCGAAGCACTTAATGCAGACCAATGTTGCAGTGGGCTACGCAGTCACATATATCTTTGGTTCGCTTGGTCCAATTCTTATGGTGACGTGGGTGTTCCCAACATTGATGAAGTGGGATATCCGAGCAGAGGCGATTGCTCTAGAGGAGAAAAATTCGAATGGCAAGCACGAGCTAGCACCGGGTGAATTCAATGCAGTAACGGCATTGGTTACACGAGCATTTAAGGTGAGCAAAGATGGCGGACTAGCAGGTAAAACCTTAGCTCAGCTAAACAAAAAATCGTTGACTGCTTGTATTGAGTTAATTCAACGCGATGGCAAAGTGCTAGAGGCGGATAAATACACCGCACTGAAAGAAGGCGACGTCATTGTTGTCACTGGCCGTCGCCATGCGGTACATCAACTGCAAGCTGGTTTGGCAGACAACGAGGTTGTACTACCAGAAGGCTATGAAATTATTGAAGAAAACCGCCAGCTGATTGCTGACAACCGCAAACTGATTGGTAAGTCACTGCAAGAGATCAAAGAAGCATCAAATCAAGGCTCCATGCGTGGTATCTATGTGACGGATTACATTCGTGAAGGCCGTTCAATCGAAATGACACCGGACCTTGTGGTGAAGAAAAACGACGTCATTCAGCTTACGGGTACTGCAAAAGACATCAATCGCGTTGAGAAAAACATCGGTCAACGCATGGGATCTTCAACCATGACGGACTTCGTTGTCCTTGGTATGGGTATGGTGCTTGGTCTGCTTATTGGTCTTATCAGCTTTAAGATTGCCGGTATCCCCGTCACGATTGGTTCTGGTGCAGGTTGCTTGATCTCTGGATTGATTGTTGGTTGGTTGCGCAGCCGTAATCCACACGTTGCTCAGTTCCCTGTGGGCGCCGCGAACTTTGTTCGAGATTTCGGTTTGGCAGCATTTGTGGGCATTGTAGGCCTTGAGGCTGGCCCTCAAGCGGTCGATACCATTAAAGAACACGGTATGTCCCTGTTGTTCCTTGGCATGGCCGTGACGATTATCCCTCAGATTATTTCGTTCTTCTTCTCATATTTTGTATTGAAGATTAAGAACCCAGTTGAAGCGCTTGGCTGCGTTACAGGTGGACGAAGTGCGAACCCAGCATTTGCTGCTTTGATGGAAAAAACAGGCAACGCAACGCCAGTATTCTCATTCACCGTGACTTATGCAGTCGCCAATGTACTACTCACCCTGTGGGGACCAATTATTGTCGGCATTATTACTTTAAATGCAGGCATGTAA
- a CDS encoding bifunctional aspartate transaminase/aspartate 4-decarboxylase, which yields MTTQNTTIDFSKFADLSPFELKDKLIEVAKTVPDRILLDAGRGNPNFLATLPRKAFIRLGEFAVMEAERTYSYLDGGFGGIPDGMGIVERFDTFASNNKQDQGVQFIEKSLSYAKDRLGLQKQAFLNELVNAYLACNYPVPPRMLTNIETVVKQYIAEEMYGPMPITTDFDLFATEGGTASMTYTFQTMFNNGLLQKGDKVALITPIFTPYLEIPELSEYELEIVELRLDETTWQLPMSEIEKLADTDIKLLCVVNPANPASVKFSDETLDNLTNFVNEQRSDLFIITDDVYGTFADDFISLFAKLPYNTLCVYSFSKYFGATGWRLGSIAIQHNNVFDDAMRSLPEARQLELDDRYKTLTPEPREIKFIDRIVADSRSVALNHTAGLSLPQQVQMALFALNCLMDSEQNYKAACKRIIRERYKTLYKNMGVEIEENKDRVDYYTLLELDTLGGKLYGPAFVDWFKASEKGKDFLFRLAHETGVILLPGKGFDVVHASVRVSLANLTHHEYELIGRATRKVLDEYFAEFQG from the coding sequence ATGACCACGCAAAATACAACGATTGATTTTTCAAAGTTTGCAGATTTAAGCCCATTTGAATTAAAAGACAAACTCATTGAAGTGGCAAAAACGGTTCCTGACCGCATTTTATTAGATGCAGGTCGTGGTAACCCAAATTTTTTAGCGACACTGCCACGTAAGGCATTCATTCGTTTAGGTGAATTTGCGGTGATGGAAGCAGAGCGTACCTATTCATACCTTGATGGTGGTTTTGGTGGTATTCCAGATGGAATGGGTATCGTTGAACGTTTTGATACGTTTGCGAGCAATAACAAACAAGATCAAGGTGTGCAGTTTATCGAAAAGTCGTTGAGCTACGCAAAAGATCGTCTAGGTCTACAGAAGCAAGCATTCTTGAATGAACTGGTTAACGCATACCTAGCGTGTAACTACCCAGTGCCACCTCGAATGCTGACAAACATTGAAACTGTCGTGAAGCAGTACATCGCGGAAGAAATGTATGGCCCTATGCCAATCACAACAGATTTCGATCTGTTTGCAACGGAAGGTGGCACCGCATCAATGACTTACACGTTCCAAACGATGTTTAACAACGGGCTACTCCAAAAAGGCGATAAGGTTGCGTTGATCACGCCAATCTTTACTCCTTATTTAGAGATCCCGGAGCTTTCTGAATATGAGTTGGAGATTGTTGAGTTACGCCTTGATGAGACCACATGGCAACTACCAATGTCTGAAATCGAGAAACTGGCGGATACAGACATCAAACTGCTTTGTGTCGTTAACCCAGCGAACCCTGCATCAGTCAAATTTTCGGATGAGACGCTAGATAACTTAACGAACTTCGTCAATGAGCAACGCAGTGATTTATTCATCATTACTGATGACGTATACGGCACGTTTGCAGACGATTTTATATCACTGTTTGCGAAACTGCCATACAACACGCTGTGTGTTTACTCGTTCTCTAAATACTTCGGTGCAACAGGTTGGCGCTTGGGCTCGATTGCGATTCAGCACAACAACGTGTTTGACGACGCAATGCGCAGCCTTCCCGAAGCGCGTCAACTTGAGTTGGACGATCGTTACAAAACGCTAACTCCGGAACCACGTGAAATCAAGTTTATTGACCGTATCGTAGCAGATAGCCGCAGTGTTGCACTTAATCACACTGCAGGTTTGTCGCTTCCTCAACAAGTTCAAATGGCACTATTCGCTCTGAATTGCTTAATGGACTCAGAGCAAAACTACAAAGCAGCGTGCAAACGCATCATCCGTGAGCGATACAAAACCCTGTACAAAAACATGGGTGTAGAAATTGAAGAAAACAAAGATCGTGTGGACTACTACACACTGCTTGAGCTCGACACTTTAGGTGGGAAATTATACGGGCCAGCCTTCGTTGATTGGTTCAAAGCGAGCGAAAAGGGCAAAGATTTCCTTTTCCGCCTTGCACATGAAACCGGCGTTATCTTACTTCCGGGCAAAGGTTTCGATGTGGTACACGCTTCTGTTCGAGTATCCCTGGCTAACCTTACTCACCACGAATACGAGCTCATTGGTCGTGCAACGCGCAAAGTGTTGGATGAGTACTTTGCCGAGTTCCAAGGCTAA
- the pdxY gene encoding pyridoxal kinase PdxY, with protein MKSIISIQSHVVYGHAGNSSAVFPMQRMGLEVWPIHTVQFSNHTQYQQGWTGQKFGSDDIRSLMRGLDNIEKLSECGAILSGYQGSADQCRAVAEAVSLVKDRNHSALYVCDPVMGDPDKGCIVEDGVKEAIRQHLLPIADVIIPNQFELSELTGVKIDSIYDAVTACKKALDLGPKMVLVKHLHALKDDAFSMILAMPKACYLAQRPSIDFDLQPVGVGDLISAIFTACLVKNMSPVASFRHAHNAVYGVLEITKEYNAWELQTINAQYEFVEPTHEFNIVKIA; from the coding sequence ATGAAAAGTATTATTTCTATTCAATCTCATGTGGTCTATGGCCACGCTGGTAATAGCTCCGCTGTCTTCCCAATGCAAAGAATGGGGCTTGAGGTATGGCCAATTCATACGGTTCAGTTCTCTAATCACACACAATATCAACAAGGTTGGACGGGGCAAAAATTTGGTTCTGACGATATTCGTTCATTAATGCGTGGTTTAGACAACATTGAAAAGCTCAGTGAATGTGGTGCGATATTGTCCGGTTATCAAGGCAGTGCCGACCAATGCCGCGCTGTCGCCGAAGCGGTAAGTTTGGTAAAGGACCGTAACCACAGCGCACTCTATGTGTGCGATCCTGTTATGGGGGACCCAGATAAAGGCTGTATTGTAGAAGATGGTGTCAAAGAGGCTATCAGACAACACTTGTTGCCCATCGCCGATGTAATAATTCCAAACCAGTTTGAATTGAGTGAGTTGACAGGCGTCAAAATAGACTCAATTTATGATGCGGTCACCGCTTGTAAAAAAGCTTTGGATCTGGGACCGAAAATGGTGCTGGTGAAACACCTTCATGCATTAAAGGATGATGCTTTCAGTATGATTCTAGCGATGCCGAAAGCATGTTATTTGGCCCAGCGTCCAAGCATTGACTTTGATTTACAACCAGTTGGAGTCGGGGATTTGATTTCCGCCATTTTTACTGCTTGTTTGGTGAAAAATATGTCTCCAGTTGCGTCATTTCGTCACGCTCACAATGCAGTTTATGGTGTATTAGAAATCACTAAAGAATATAACGCATGGGAACTGCAGACGATCAACGCTCAATATGAATTTGTCGAGCCGACTCATGAGTTCAATATCGTGAAAATTGCTTAG